The stretch of DNA CTGCGGAGCGGTACGGATGACGAGACGTTTATCAACGAATTATCACTGGCCTGTTTCAGCCGCCCCCCGACCGAGGCGGAACAAGCCAAGTTGATGGAGCACTTGCAGGGCAAACAGGGTCCCGCGCGGCAACAGGCGGCTGAGGATATAGCTTGGAGCATGTTGAATTCGATGGAGTTTTTGTTCAACCATTGATGATCAGTGGTTAGTGGCCGGTGGCCAGTGGCCAGAATTAATACAATACAGCGTTTGCTGGAGGCGATTGGGATGGGTCGATCACGATTTTGCGATGGGGTTCGTCGGCGGGATATGTTGACAATCGGCGCCGCCGGGATGTTTGGTGCTGGCTTGTCGATGTCGCAGATGTTGCAGCTCCAAGCGGCCGCTGCGGAACAGGGAAAATCGACCGACGACATTTCGTTGATCATTCTGTTCCTGCAAGGTGGAATCAGCACGATCGATACCTGGGACATGAAGCCCAATGCTCCCGCCGAATTTCGCGGCGAATTCGATCCCATCGCGACCAGCGTGCCGGGCATCCAGCTCTGCGAACATCTGCCCCATCTCGCCCAGCAAATGGACAAGTTTTCCCTCGTCCGCAGTTTCGCGCACCGCAACTCCAGTCATGGACATGCCGACCATTTTATTCTCACCGGCTATCACCCGACGCCGGCGTTTGATTCCAAACTCAAACCAAACAATGAAAAACCCTCGCACGGCTCGGTGATCGCCAAGAAGCTCGGCCCCCGCGGCTCGGTTCCCGCTTATGTCGCGTTGCCCAAGATGCACAACAGTGGCGGCGGCGCGTTTTTGGGTTCCGATGCCGACCCGTTCACCGTCGCGGCCGATCCCAACACGCCGAACTTTGCCGTCCGCGATTTGGCGCCCCCGCTCACTGTCCCCGCTGCGCGGTTAGGACACCGCCGCGATCTGTTGGCAATGGTGGATCGCTATCAATCCTCGGCCGAAGTCGCCGCCAATCAGTCCGCCCGCGCTTTAAGCACGTTCCAACAACGCGCATTTGACTTAATGACCTCGCCAGAGACCAAACGTGCATTCGACATCGGCGATGAATCAAAAAAACTTCGCGACGAATACGGTCGGCACACGCTGGGCCAATCTTGCCTGATGGCCAGGCGGCTGGTTGAAGCGGGGGTGCGTTGCGTGCTGGTGCATCACAGCGATTGGGATACGCACAACGACAATTTCCACATGCTCAAAAACCGGCTGTTGCCCAAGCTCGATACGGGAATGTCGACGCTGTTTAGGGATCTGTCGGATCGCGGGATGTTAGAAAATACCTTCGTACTCGTCACCGGAGAATTCGGCCGCACGCCGCGGATTAACAAAGATGCCGGCCGCGACCACTGGGGTCCCAGCACTGCTCTCGCCATGGGCGGCGGAGGCATGACCAACGGCATCGTCGTCGGCGATTCCGGCCCCCGCGCCGAACGCCCCGTCACCAACCCCTACGGCCCCAAAGACCTCGCAGCGACCATCTACCACAGCCTGGGCATCTCCCCAGAAACCATCTTCCACACCCCCGAAGGCCGCCCGATGCCGATCGTTCCACATGGGGGGAAGGTGATTGGGGAGTTGTTTTCGTAGGGTTTGTCAGTGGCCGGTGGCCAGTGGCCAGTGGCCGGAAAGAAGGTGACGCATCACTGCTGTTCGTCATTATCGTGATTTGGTGGCTTGGCAGAAAGCAATGGACATCGTGGAGGCTGTCTATCGAGCGACTTCGACTTTCCCGGCTGACGAACGATTTGGACTCACTCAACAATTGCGGCGAGCCGTGGTCTCGGTGCCATCCAATATCGCCGAAAGACAAGGGAGAAAATCGACAAACGAGTTCATTCATTTTCTCTCGATTGCCAAAGGCTCACTCTGCGAAGTCGAAACACAACTGATCATTGCTCAACGACTGGGATATCTACAAAACGAACTGCTGGATCAGCTACTCACCCAATCAGATGAAGTCGGCCGGATCATGAATGGCCTAACAAGATCCCTGGCGAAAAAAACGAAACCACAGATCCTATGACCTTTTTATTCCTCCAACCCAATGCTCTAAAGCGGACCTTAAAAGTCTGGCCACTGGCCACCGGCCACTGGCCACTAACCTTGCTTCTCACAGCCCACTGCCTACTGCCGACGAGCTTGCACGCTGATCCCCCCTCCGTCTCCTACATCTTCCCCGCCGGGGGGCAACGCGGGACGTCGGTGGCGTTTCATGTGGGGGGGCATTATTTGCATGAAGTTTGTCCGTTTGATATGTTGGGCCCGGGCGTGAAGGCGACGCCGCTTTTGCATCGTGCGCCGCATACGACTTGGTTTGAGGGGCCGTTGGTTCCCAAACCGTATTCCTCGAAAAGTGAGGACTACCCGAAAGACCAAGCCGGGGCGGTCAGTATTGCTCCCGATGCGCCGCTGGGAGTTCGCCGCTATCGTGTCTGGACGTCGCAAGGGGTGATTCCCACGATGAAATTTGTCATCGGCGAGTTTCCAGAAATAGTCGAAAAGGAAATCGACGGCCAACCGCTACCGACGCCTGTCGATCTTCCCGTCACCATCAATGGACGAATTTTCCCCCGCGAGGATGTTGACACCTGGACCTTCACCGGAAAAGCGGGCCATGGGTATACCTGCGAAGTCATGGCAGCCCGAATCGGCTCGCCACTCGATTCCCGTTTAGAAATCATCGGCCCCGAGGGGCGCCCGATTGCTGAAAATGTCGACGGCAAGGGAACCGACTCCTTGGTGCAATTCACGGCACCAGTCGACGGTGAGTATCAAGTCAAAATCCACGACATCAATTTCGCTGGGTTGCAACACTACGTCTATCGTTTGACAATTAACGACGGCCCGGTAATCAACGACGTTTTTCCTTTGGGCGGGCGACGTGGAGAGACGGTTTCGGTGGAACTCAACGGCGTCAACATCGCCGCCCCTAACGCGACGTTGCAGATGCCCACCACAACGGAGGCGACTTACACACATCAATTTACGAGTGATGGAAAAGCCACCAATCCGATCACTTTCGAATTGAGTGACCTGCCCGAATTCATCGAATATAAAACTAATCCTAACGATGCCCCGCCGGGGTTACCCGCGGTATTCAACGGTCGGATTCAAACGGCCGGGGAAACGGACCGTTGGACATTTCGTGCTGGGCCAGGGCAGGAATTCATCTTCGATCTACGGGCCTCTCGATTGGAATCGCGGCTCGATTCTGTGTTGTCGCTCGAAGACAGCAACGGAACGGTGTTGGCGGAAAACGACAATCTCGCCGCTGATCAAACAGACTCGCAATTGCGTCATACGTTTACCACCGAAGGCATCTACACAGCGGTGATTCGTGAACGGACCCCGCGCCGCGGTGGTGCGGGGTTCGCCTATCGGTTACATGTCGCCCCGCCCGTGACGGCAGCGCCCGATTTCCAACTGCAATTTTCCGCTGACTCGCTGACGTTGGTGCGCGGTACAGAAGCAGCATTCAAAGTCACTGCCCTCCGCAGCGGAGGTTGCGACGGGCCGATTGAATTATCGTTCGCTGATTTGCCAGCGGGGGTAACGGTTTCTGAAACGACGATCCCCGCCAACAAGTCGGAAACGCAGGTCAAATTCAAAGCGGACGACACGGCGAAAATCGATGTCCACCGCTTGACGGTCACCGGCACCTGCAAGGTTGGCGAAAAGACGATACTGCAACAGGCAACAACGACCGAAGCACCGGAGCTGGATCATCTGCTGCTCGCCGTGGCCATGCCGACGCCGTTTAAGGTGATCGGTGCCTTCGAAACCAATTACGTCTCTCGCGGTGCGACATATTTTCGGCACTACACACTCGATCGCGGCGGATTCGAGGGACCGCTGACGATCAGTCTGGCCGACCGGCAGATCCGGCATTTACAAGGAGTCACGGGACCGGAGATCATTGTACCCGCCGGTGAAACGGAGTTCGATTACAACATCAAACTCGCACCGTGGATGCAACCGGCGCGGACGGCTCGCATCGTTGTGATGGCTGTCGGCGTTGTCACCGACAGCGACGGGACCCAGCACAAGGTTTGTTATACGTCTAACACCGCCAACGACCAGATCATCATGATGGTCGCTACCGGTGAGTTGAGCGTTGACGTCTCACCGAAGTCCATCCTTGCAGCACGGGGACGGGCCGCTCCATTGCAGGTCAAAATCGGCCGCGGCCAGTCGATAACCAGTCCAATCACATTGCAATTGATCATCCCCGCTCACGTGCGCGGTATTACCGCCGAGAAGGTCACTTTACCAGCCGACATCGAAGAGGTTGAGCTACCGATCCAATTTGCCGACGACGCATTGGGGCCGTTCAATATGCCGCTACGGGTCCGCGCAACCGCACGAGTAGACGGCCAACCGTATACCGCGGAAGATCAGTTCGAGATACTGCCCGATCGTGCGCAGCAATAGTCGATCCCGGTTGTGCTTCGCCATTTTCTAGAATATCCTGATCTATAACGTGTTCGAAACGGTTCGCGATCTTTTTCACTTGTCATTTAGGCAGCCGATGAACAGTTTACACAGCCACGAGGGCCGTATGATTCGCTCGCAAGACCACTGGCGAACCGCAGCCGCAATGTGTCTGCTAATCCTGATGTTCGCCATCGTTCCGAACATAGCACAAGCCGACGATGCGATCCCTACGGTCGACTTTGATCGGCAGATCGCCCCGCTACTCGCCAGTCGTTGTCTCGACTGTCATAACGGGACCGAATCAAAATCGGGCCTGAACCTGGCACAATCTAAAACAGCAATGGCTGGTGGCGATTCGGGTGAGGTGATCGTTCCCGGCAGTCTGGAAGACAGCTTGCTGTGGGACTACGTCTCCACCGATCAGATGCCGCCCAAAAAGCCGCTGACGGACAAGGAGAAAGCGCTGATTAAAGCTTGGATTGAAGGAGGCGCGAAATGGGGCCGTGATCCGATCGATCCCTTTCGCTATACCACCACCTCCCGCGCGGGTTACGACTGGTGGTGCCTGCAACCGGTTAACAAACCCAAATTGCCCGATGCCGATGGCAGTCTTCCGATCGATCAGTTCATCCACAAAAAATTGGCGGAGAAAAACTTAACTCCCGCACCGGTGGCTGATCGTCGCACGTTGATTCGTCGGCTGTCTTTTGATCTGTTGGGACTGCCCCCTGCGCCCGAAGAAGTCGACGCTTTCGTCGCTGATGACTCGCCGGACGCCTACGCGAAATTAGTCGAACGGTTATTGAATTCCCCGCATTACGGCGAACGTTGGGCGCGGCATTGGTTGGACGTGGTGCGTTACGGTGAAAGCGCCGGGTTTGAACGGGACGCACTGCGCGATAATTTTTGGGCCTATCGCGACTGGGTCGTCCAAGCCTTCAACGCGGACATGCCCTACGATGAATTCACGCGTCTGCAGTTGGCCGGCGATGTGCTACGGCCCGACGATTCCACCGCCCTGGCCGCCACTGGTTTTTTGGTGGCCGGTGCCTATGACGAAGTGGGACAAAAGCAACAAAGCGCCGCGATGCGGGCCGTCGTCCGGCAGGACGAATTGGAAGACATGGTCAGCGTCGTCAGCCAAACTTTTTTGGGACTGACCGTCAATTGCGCCCGCTGCCACGATCACAAATTCGATCCGATCTCGCAAGCTGAATATTATCAGATGACCTCGGCGCTCGCCGGGGTACACCACGGCAAACGAGATTTCCAGCCTGAGGCCTTATTCAGCGATTACGACCAGCGTTTGCAACAACTTGACAGCCAGCTGACTGCCTTGAATACCCGACGCGAGCAACTGGTGGCCCCCATTCGTCAACGCATCCTAGCCCGTCGCAAACAAGAGCAAAATAACACCACGCCCCCAGAGCCATTCGCTGAATGGCTGTTCGAAGGCGACCTGCGAGACAGTCGTGGCGAATTGCACGGGACAGCGCATGGCACTGCTGTCGTCACCGACGGCCGGTTAGTGCTTGACGGCGAGACCGCTTACGTGGCGACCGTCCCCCTAGCGACCCATCTTTCCGGCAAGACTTTGGAAGCCTGGGTCTCTCTGGCTGATCTCGATCAACGCGGCGGCGGCATCCTGAGTGTGCAAACCCTCAACGGCAATTCATTCGATGCCATTGTCTACGGCGAACGTCAATCGAGACACTGGCTGGCCGGAAGCAATAACTTCTCGCGCACCGCTGACTTTCGTGGGACGCAAGAAACCGCCAATCCCGACGAGTGGGTGCACGTAGCGATCGTATACCGCGAAAATGGAACGATTGTCGGTTACCGCAATGGCCAGCCCTATGGCACGGCGTATCAAAAACCAGGTCCGGTGCAGTTTCTTCCCGAAGCCACGCAAGTCTTGTTTGGGTTGCGGCACGGTTCCCCCGGCGGAAACCGGATGTTCAAAGGTTCCATTGATCGCGCTCGGTTGTACGATCGCGCGCTGAGTCACGCCGAAGTCGCTGCTTCGGCCGGTGTCAAAAATATCACGATCGAAAATTCCGAAATCCTAGCCGCCGCCGATACGCAGCTCCGCGCGGAGCTGGACAAAATTGATTTTGAATTGTCGAATCTGCGTAGCCAGGCAAAACGATATCGCAGTAACAAAATCTATTCCAACGTTCCCAGAAAAGCGGACACGGTCCACGTGCTTCGTCGCGGCAACCCCGCAAAACCTGCTGAATTGGTTTCCGCCTCCGGCATCGCCTCGACTGGGACCGAATCGGCGGATTTCCAGCTAAAACCTGATGCGCCCGATGCGGACCGCCGCAGTAAGTTGGC from Symmachiella dynata encodes:
- a CDS encoding PPC domain-containing protein; its protein translation is MTFLFLQPNALKRTLKVWPLATGHWPLTLLLTAHCLLPTSLHADPPSVSYIFPAGGQRGTSVAFHVGGHYLHEVCPFDMLGPGVKATPLLHRAPHTTWFEGPLVPKPYSSKSEDYPKDQAGAVSIAPDAPLGVRRYRVWTSQGVIPTMKFVIGEFPEIVEKEIDGQPLPTPVDLPVTINGRIFPREDVDTWTFTGKAGHGYTCEVMAARIGSPLDSRLEIIGPEGRPIAENVDGKGTDSLVQFTAPVDGEYQVKIHDINFAGLQHYVYRLTINDGPVINDVFPLGGRRGETVSVELNGVNIAAPNATLQMPTTTEATYTHQFTSDGKATNPITFELSDLPEFIEYKTNPNDAPPGLPAVFNGRIQTAGETDRWTFRAGPGQEFIFDLRASRLESRLDSVLSLEDSNGTVLAENDNLAADQTDSQLRHTFTTEGIYTAVIRERTPRRGGAGFAYRLHVAPPVTAAPDFQLQFSADSLTLVRGTEAAFKVTALRSGGCDGPIELSFADLPAGVTVSETTIPANKSETQVKFKADDTAKIDVHRLTVTGTCKVGEKTILQQATTTEAPELDHLLLAVAMPTPFKVIGAFETNYVSRGATYFRHYTLDRGGFEGPLTISLADRQIRHLQGVTGPEIIVPAGETEFDYNIKLAPWMQPARTARIVVMAVGVVTDSDGTQHKVCYTSNTANDQIIMMVATGELSVDVSPKSILAARGRAAPLQVKIGRGQSITSPITLQLIIPAHVRGITAEKVTLPADIEEVELPIQFADDALGPFNMPLRVRATARVDGQPYTAEDQFEILPDRAQQ
- a CDS encoding DUF1501 domain-containing protein; its protein translation is MGRSRFCDGVRRRDMLTIGAAGMFGAGLSMSQMLQLQAAAAEQGKSTDDISLIILFLQGGISTIDTWDMKPNAPAEFRGEFDPIATSVPGIQLCEHLPHLAQQMDKFSLVRSFAHRNSSHGHADHFILTGYHPTPAFDSKLKPNNEKPSHGSVIAKKLGPRGSVPAYVALPKMHNSGGGAFLGSDADPFTVAADPNTPNFAVRDLAPPLTVPAARLGHRRDLLAMVDRYQSSAEVAANQSARALSTFQQRAFDLMTSPETKRAFDIGDESKKLRDEYGRHTLGQSCLMARRLVEAGVRCVLVHHSDWDTHNDNFHMLKNRLLPKLDTGMSTLFRDLSDRGMLENTFVLVTGEFGRTPRINKDAGRDHWGPSTALAMGGGGMTNGIVVGDSGPRAERPVTNPYGPKDLAATIYHSLGISPETIFHTPEGRPMPIVPHGGKVIGELFS
- a CDS encoding four helix bundle protein: MTAVRHYRDLVAWQKAMDIVEAVYRATSTFPADERFGLTQQLRRAVVSVPSNIAERQGRKSTNEFIHFLSIAKGSLCEVETQLIIAQRLGYLQNELLDQLLTQSDEVGRIMNGLTRSLAKKTKPQIL
- a CDS encoding DUF1553 domain-containing protein, producing MIRSQDHWRTAAAMCLLILMFAIVPNIAQADDAIPTVDFDRQIAPLLASRCLDCHNGTESKSGLNLAQSKTAMAGGDSGEVIVPGSLEDSLLWDYVSTDQMPPKKPLTDKEKALIKAWIEGGAKWGRDPIDPFRYTTTSRAGYDWWCLQPVNKPKLPDADGSLPIDQFIHKKLAEKNLTPAPVADRRTLIRRLSFDLLGLPPAPEEVDAFVADDSPDAYAKLVERLLNSPHYGERWARHWLDVVRYGESAGFERDALRDNFWAYRDWVVQAFNADMPYDEFTRLQLAGDVLRPDDSTALAATGFLVAGAYDEVGQKQQSAAMRAVVRQDELEDMVSVVSQTFLGLTVNCARCHDHKFDPISQAEYYQMTSALAGVHHGKRDFQPEALFSDYDQRLQQLDSQLTALNTRREQLVAPIRQRILARRKQEQNNTTPPEPFAEWLFEGDLRDSRGELHGTAHGTAVVTDGRLVLDGETAYVATVPLATHLSGKTLEAWVSLADLDQRGGGILSVQTLNGNSFDAIVYGERQSRHWLAGSNNFSRTADFRGTQETANPDEWVHVAIVYRENGTIVGYRNGQPYGTAYQKPGPVQFLPEATQVLFGLRHGSPGGNRMFKGSIDRARLYDRALSHAEVAASAGVKNITIENSEILAAADTQLRAELDKIDFELSNLRSQAKRYRSNKIYSNVPRKADTVHVLRRGNPAKPAELVSASGIASTGTESADFQLKPDAPDADRRSKLAEWITDPQNPLFARVIVNRVWHYHFGSGLVETPNDFGFNGARPSHPELIDWLAADLIEHGWSLKHLHRRILMSATYRQSSQRNPAAAAIDGNNRLLWRKSPTRLEAEDVRDAVLSISGQLNPQIGGPGYHDFTTYVHNAQFYDMRDPVGASFNRRSLYRTWVRSGRNHFLDAFDCPDPSTKTPTRAVTTTPLQALAMMNNSFVLRMSDQLAARLTHEFGEAPADQIRGATRLAFGRLPADEEITVGAAFIKEHGLPAYCRVLFNSNEFLYVD